Proteins encoded by one window of Monoglobus pectinilyticus:
- a CDS encoding RnfABCDGE type electron transport complex subunit B: MVSSILIPVLVVGGMGLIFGVLLGVASKVFAVKEDERVPKILEVLPGANCGGCGFAGCSAYATALCKGGVKTNMCPVGGDAVSEKISEIMGVKNEVKEKMVARVLCNGSPERAVQKYYFDGPRDCYSASRLGGGEKMCAYGCLGFGSCVKVCKFGAMSIKDGVAYVDIDKCVACGACAEECPKKIIKILPLKSKYTITCKSVEKGKITRRDCAVGCIGCGICAKACPKGAISISEHLAVIDPNKCVNCGICAQKCPQKAINKVTPAGLVRPEPKPSKPKLTPEQIEALKAKKAAERKDLNQSPGESEKNIKSKVVDADTKFNDVVKNNIDREVKIKSGVQISDTQEINVKESNRI, translated from the coding sequence ATGGTTTCAAGTATTCTTATCCCTGTCCTTGTTGTCGGTGGAATGGGATTAATTTTTGGAGTTTTACTTGGTGTTGCTTCAAAAGTATTTGCTGTAAAAGAGGATGAGCGTGTTCCTAAAATTTTAGAGGTTCTGCCGGGAGCAAATTGCGGAGGATGTGGCTTTGCAGGATGTTCGGCTTATGCAACTGCTTTGTGTAAAGGCGGAGTTAAGACCAATATGTGTCCTGTGGGCGGTGACGCTGTTTCCGAAAAGATTTCTGAAATAATGGGTGTTAAGAATGAAGTAAAAGAAAAAATGGTTGCCCGTGTTCTATGTAACGGAAGTCCTGAAAGAGCCGTTCAAAAATATTATTTTGACGGTCCAAGAGATTGTTACAGTGCTTCGCGTCTTGGCGGCGGGGAAAAAATGTGTGCTTACGGATGTTTGGGATTTGGCTCTTGCGTTAAGGTTTGTAAGTTCGGTGCAATGAGCATTAAGGATGGAGTAGCATATGTTGATATAGACAAATGTGTTGCGTGCGGAGCCTGTGCGGAAGAATGTCCAAAAAAGATTATTAAAATACTGCCGCTTAAAAGTAAGTATACTATAACATGTAAGAGTGTTGAAAAAGGAAAAATTACCAGACGAGACTGTGCGGTTGGTTGTATTGGCTGCGGAATTTGTGCAAAAGCTTGTCCGAAGGGGGCTATATCAATAAGTGAGCATTTGGCGGTTATTGACCCTAATAAATGTGTTAATTGTGGTATCTGCGCACAAAAATGTCCGCAAAAGGCTATTAATAAAGTTACTCCAGCTGGATTGGTTCGTCCTGAACCAAAACCGTCTAAACCTAAATTGACGCCGGAACAAATAGAAGCTTTGAAAGCTAAAAAAGCTGCTGAAAGAAAAGACTTAAATCAGTCTCCCGGCGAAAGTGAAAAGAATATAAAGTCAAAAGTTGTTGATGCAGATACTAAATTCAACGATGTTGTAAAGAATAATATTGATAGAGAAGTAAAAATAAAAAGTGGTGTGCAAATTTCTGATACTCAGGAAATAAATGTTAAAGAATCGAATAGAATATAA
- a CDS encoding HIT family protein, translated as MIDNNCAYCVEGELVEKFGIKICELETCKVYLFKEQSHRGRVIAAHKKHVGDMTELTPEERCSYFEDIAKISSALRKIFNPQKINYGAYGDTGSHLHFHLVPKYKDEYEWGGVFLMNPDRVYLDDAEYADMINEIREALKEEDAG; from the coding sequence ATGATTGATAATAACTGCGCATATTGTGTTGAAGGCGAGTTAGTTGAAAAGTTTGGAATAAAAATATGTGAACTCGAAACTTGTAAGGTATATTTGTTTAAAGAACAAAGTCATAGAGGAAGAGTTATAGCAGCTCATAAAAAACATGTTGGTGATATGACGGAACTTACTCCGGAAGAAAGATGCTCATATTTTGAGGATATAGCAAAAATCTCTTCTGCTCTCAGAAAAATTTTTAATCCTCAAAAAATAAATTATGGGGCATATGGGGATACCGGAAGCCATTTGCATTTTCATCTGGTTCCAAAGTATAAAGATGAATACGAGTGGGGTGGAGTGTTCCTAATGAATCCTGATCGTGTGTATCTTGACGATGCTGAATATGCAGATATGATAAATGAAATAAGAGAAGCACTAAAAGAAGAGGATGCAGGTTAA
- a CDS encoding YkgJ family cysteine cluster protein: MLSKILSKEQCADCGFCCVFRRTSIWETPLFSKSVIEKLKTKYQDSEFVRVGDLYTIDLSKEYKTDSDDEEAACFFLDKKSGCMLNDDEKPLDCKIWPLRIMKDAEHLVIALTPTCKEINKLPVETVKEFVQSGIGEYIRDKAMKMPDIIKEYRSDFPVIMTFSD, from the coding sequence ATGCTTTCAAAAATTCTCTCAAAAGAACAGTGCGCTGACTGCGGTTTTTGCTGTGTTTTCAGAAGAACCAGTATTTGGGAAACTCCTCTTTTTTCAAAGTCAGTTATTGAAAAACTCAAAACAAAATATCAAGATTCTGAATTTGTTCGCGTAGGTGATTTATATACTATAGATTTAAGCAAAGAGTATAAAACTGATTCTGATGATGAGGAAGCAGCTTGTTTTTTTCTTGACAAAAAAAGTGGCTGTATGCTTAATGATGATGAAAAGCCTCTGGACTGCAAAATATGGCCTCTTAGAATAATGAAGGATGCTGAACATTTAGTTATTGCTTTGACCCCAACTTGCAAGGAGATTAATAAATTGCCTGTTGAAACAGTTAAAGAGTTTGTCCAGTCGGGGATTGGTGAATATATTAGAGATAAAGCAATGAAAATGCCAGATATTATAAAGGAATATAGAAGTGATTTTCCGGTAATAATGACATTTTCTGATTAG
- a CDS encoding DUF2156 domain-containing protein, producing the protein MPSLEFKRIELSDKEIVNNFLNKTNSNSCQMTFANLFCLREKYNTEICVQDNVLFIRQKNRNFGGENNQIAYFVPIPIGTGNLESAINLIIEISRKEGHRPYFFAVTDDTKDELEKLDKFEFCIEEQEDWAEYIYKSEKLVDFSSSDLSKQRRAVNRFWNLYGEETRIERISESNIKQLLKYQSKWLKENIERNMDSDSLIKENVSICNALENFNELDLEGIIIFVGKSIRGYGYGTILPGGAFDIIAQKGDISYQQIYKVVLQEHVKTYYERAELTNMEEDIGLIGLRRSKTRYRPEYMLKKYTAFFK; encoded by the coding sequence ATGCCAAGTTTAGAATTTAAAAGGATTGAACTTTCAGATAAAGAAATAGTTAATAATTTTTTAAATAAAACGAATTCGAATTCATGTCAAATGACATTCGCAAACTTGTTTTGTCTTCGTGAAAAATATAATACTGAAATATGCGTTCAGGATAATGTTTTATTTATTCGTCAGAAGAATAGAAATTTTGGCGGTGAAAATAATCAAATTGCATATTTTGTTCCGATACCGATAGGAACCGGAAATCTTGAGTCTGCCATAAATTTAATTATTGAGATATCGAGGAAAGAAGGGCATAGACCTTATTTTTTTGCTGTGACCGATGATACGAAAGATGAACTTGAAAAATTAGATAAGTTTGAGTTTTGTATAGAGGAGCAGGAAGATTGGGCAGAGTATATTTATAAAAGTGAAAAACTTGTTGATTTTTCTTCATCAGACCTTTCAAAACAGCGTAGGGCAGTAAATCGTTTTTGGAATCTCTATGGAGAGGAAACCAGGATTGAAAGAATCAGCGAAAGTAATATAAAACAATTATTAAAGTATCAAAGCAAATGGCTTAAAGAAAACATAGAGAGAAATATGGATTCTGATTCTTTAATAAAAGAAAATGTTTCTATATGCAACGCGCTTGAAAATTTTAATGAGTTAGACCTTGAAGGAATTATAATATTTGTTGGTAAATCAATCAGAGGCTATGGATACGGGACAATTTTGCCCGGAGGGGCTTTTGATATTATAGCACAGAAAGGTGATATAAGTTATCAGCAGATTTATAAGGTAGTATTGCAGGAGCATGTTAAGACCTATTATGAAAGAGCTGAATTGACTAATATGGAGGAAGATATAGGTCTTATAGGTTTAAGACGTTCAAAAACCAGGTATAGACCTGAATATATGTTAAAAAAATATACAGCTTTCTTCAAATAA